In Fusarium oxysporum f. sp. lycopersici 4287 chromosome 2, whole genome shotgun sequence, a genomic segment contains:
- a CDS encoding altered inheritance-mitochondria protein 31, mitochondrial has protein sequence MGLTTLAFINAYRALRRGDSKQANRMFRARVAAQGFTVFAMLAGSMYYQKDREKSKELRQLQEQKDAEEKRQKWIRELEARDEEEKAMRARLEKKRQQVQAQRAEEARATAELQPEGNEASSNGGILSRIGLWPQGSKEEKKDDDKTAAQAVEDNASAKKKKNPKSSLGDLGEIISKRND, from the coding sequence ATGGGCCTGACCACTCTCGCCTTTATCAATGCCTACCGAGCTCTCCGCCGTGGCGATTCAAAACAGGCGAACCGCATGTTCCGAGCCCGAGTTGCAGCCCAGGGATTTACCGTATTCGCCATGCTGGCCGGCAGCATGTATTACCAGAAAGACCGCGAGAAGAGCAAGGAGCTCCGCCAGCTCCAGGAGCAGAAGGATGCTGAAGAGAAGCGACAAAAGTGGATTCGTGAGCTCGAGGCccgagatgaggaggaaaaggCCATGCGTGCGAGACTCGAGAAAAAGAGACAGCAGGTCCAGGCCCAGCGGGCCGAGGAGGCCAGGGCAACTGCAGAATTGCAACCCGAAGGCAACGAAGCTTCCAGTAATGGAGGTATTCTAAGCCGCATTGGTTTATGGCCACAAGGcagcaaagaagagaagaaggatgatgacAAAACTGCCGCACAAGCTGTCGAGGACAACGCGAgcgcaaagaagaagaagaatccCAAAAGTTCTCTGGGCGATCTCGGCGAAATTATCTCAAAGAGGAACGACTGA
- a CDS encoding altered inheritance-mitochondria protein 31, mitochondrial, with the protein MADAPPSLPGPMPSSFDGDQELQNERPMQKVLRKIKEEPLIPLGMGLTTLAFINAYRALRRGDSKQANRMFRARVAAQGFTVFAMLAGSMYYQKDREKSKELRQLQEQKDAEEKRQKWIRELEARDEEEKAMRARLEKKRQQVQAQRAEEARATAELQPEGNEASSNGGILSRIGLWPQGSKEEKKDDDKTAAQAVEDNASAKKKKNPKSSLGDLGEIISKRND; encoded by the exons ATGGCTGATGCACCCCCTTCCCTCCCGGGCCCCATGCCCTCGTCCTTTGACGGCGACCA GGAACTTCAGAATGAAAGACCAATGCAAAAGGTCCTccgcaagatcaaggaggagcCATTGATCCCCCTCG GAATGGGCCTGACCACTCTCGCCTTTATCAATGCCTACCGAGCTCTCCGCCGTGGCGATTCAAAACAGGCGAACCGCATGTTCCGAGCCCGAGTTGCAGCCCAGGGATTTACCGTATTCGCCATGCTGGCCGGCAGCATGTATTACCAGAAAGACCGCGAGAAGAGCAAGGAGCTCCGCCAGCTCCAGGAGCAGAAGGATGCTGAAGAGAAGCGACAAAAGTGGATTCGTGAGCTCGAGGCccgagatgaggaggaaaaggCCATGCGTGCGAGACTCGAGAAAAAGAGACAGCAGGTCCAGGCCCAGCGGGCCGAGGAGGCCAGGGCAACTGCAGAATTGCAACCCGAAGGCAACGAAGCTTCCAGTAATGGAGGTATTCTAAGCCGCATTGGTTTATGGCCACAAGGcagcaaagaagagaagaaggatgatgacAAAACTGCCGCACAAGCTGTCGAGGACAACGCGAgcgcaaagaagaagaagaatccCAAAAGTTCTCTGGGCGATCTCGGCGAAATTATCTCAAAGAGGAACGACTGA
- a CDS encoding altered inheritance-mitochondria protein 31, mitochondrial — protein MQKVLRKIKEEPLIPLGMGLTTLAFINAYRALRRGDSKQANRMFRARVAAQGFTVFAMLAGSMYYQKDREKSKELRQLQEQKDAEEKRQKWIRELEARDEEEKAMRARLEKKRQQVQAQRAEEARATAELQPEGNEASSNGGILSRIGLWPQGSKEEKKDDDKTAAQAVEDNASAKKKKNPKSSLGDLGEIISKRND, from the exons ATGCAAAAGGTCCTccgcaagatcaaggaggagcCATTGATCCCCCTCG GAATGGGCCTGACCACTCTCGCCTTTATCAATGCCTACCGAGCTCTCCGCCGTGGCGATTCAAAACAGGCGAACCGCATGTTCCGAGCCCGAGTTGCAGCCCAGGGATTTACCGTATTCGCCATGCTGGCCGGCAGCATGTATTACCAGAAAGACCGCGAGAAGAGCAAGGAGCTCCGCCAGCTCCAGGAGCAGAAGGATGCTGAAGAGAAGCGACAAAAGTGGATTCGTGAGCTCGAGGCccgagatgaggaggaaaaggCCATGCGTGCGAGACTCGAGAAAAAGAGACAGCAGGTCCAGGCCCAGCGGGCCGAGGAGGCCAGGGCAACTGCAGAATTGCAACCCGAAGGCAACGAAGCTTCCAGTAATGGAGGTATTCTAAGCCGCATTGGTTTATGGCCACAAGGcagcaaagaagagaagaaggatgatgacAAAACTGCCGCACAAGCTGTCGAGGACAACGCGAgcgcaaagaagaagaagaatccCAAAAGTTCTCTGGGCGATCTCGGCGAAATTATCTCAAAGAGGAACGACTGA